A single genomic interval of Rosistilla ulvae harbors:
- a CDS encoding FadR/GntR family transcriptional regulator yields the protein MQLTPVPRRSSVDEVVERIRHEIESKGLTSGDRLPGEMELIKQLEVSRPVLREALARLRGLGLVEIQRGNGTFVAETDSLTSCVRMLRSAVTISPRELLSYTELRTAIEVQAVRQAAQRGTAEDVAELRAILERLVNVDLPCEKSLELDFRFHRRLLQAADNVLMQNIMEVIYEFVLTQMAQTTPSPADNALGHKLHIEIVDAIEARDPDAAELAMRQHMEIVLQRLTAMVDAVETEPKEA from the coding sequence GTGCAATTGACCCCCGTGCCGCGGCGTTCTTCCGTCGATGAAGTGGTCGAGCGGATCCGACATGAAATCGAGTCCAAAGGGCTCACGTCGGGCGATCGGTTGCCCGGTGAAATGGAGCTGATCAAACAACTGGAAGTTAGCCGACCGGTGCTCCGCGAAGCGCTGGCTCGCCTGCGAGGGCTGGGGCTAGTCGAGATCCAACGTGGCAACGGCACTTTTGTCGCCGAGACCGATTCGTTGACCAGTTGCGTGCGGATGTTGCGGTCGGCCGTCACGATCTCGCCCCGCGAACTGCTCTCCTACACCGAACTGCGAACGGCGATTGAGGTCCAGGCCGTCCGTCAAGCCGCTCAACGTGGCACGGCGGAGGACGTCGCGGAGCTTCGAGCCATCCTGGAGCGATTGGTCAACGTCGATCTTCCATGCGAAAAGTCGCTCGAATTGGACTTCCGCTTCCATCGTCGACTCCTCCAAGCGGCGGACAATGTGTTGATGCAGAACATCATGGAAGTGATCTATGAGTTTGTGTTGACACAGATGGCACAAACGACACCTTCCCCTGCCGACAACGCATTGGGACACAAGTTGCATATCGAGATCGTCGACGCAATCGAAGCTCGAGATCCCGATGCCGCCGAATTGGCGATGCGACAGCACATGGAAATTGTCCTTCAACGTTTGACAGCGATGGTCGATGCCGTCGAGACGGAACCAAAAGAAGCTTGA